A portion of the Ferrimonas lipolytica genome contains these proteins:
- a CDS encoding alpha-L-glutamate ligase-like protein, translating into MTFCNPFSLRRRGIMGMNQRNIDYIGRYNPRKLYKQVDDKLITKQLALKDKIATPALISVIKEQHEVAQVNQRVLGQQGFCIKPAQGSGGKGILVITKVENGRYFKPSGEEVSGTDMERHCSNILAGLFSLGGKNDVAVIEALIKFDPVFEGYSFEGVPDIRLIIFKGFPVMGMLRLSTAASDGKANLHQGAVGVGVDIATGQAIRAVQHDLPVNLHPDTQKDLLQMKVPHWERLLYLASGCYEMSGLGYLGTDMVLDSERGPLLLELNARPGLAIQIANDQGLLPRLQKVESLGDQTFAVEERIRMAKEWFGNQ; encoded by the coding sequence ATGACATTTTGCAATCCGTTCTCGTTACGCCGTCGCGGCATTATGGGAATGAACCAACGCAACATCGATTACATTGGCCGTTATAACCCTCGCAAACTGTACAAGCAGGTTGATGACAAGCTAATTACTAAGCAACTGGCGCTAAAAGATAAGATCGCTACACCAGCGCTTATCTCAGTTATCAAAGAGCAACACGAAGTGGCTCAAGTTAATCAGCGCGTGCTTGGCCAACAAGGCTTTTGCATCAAGCCAGCCCAAGGCTCTGGCGGTAAGGGCATATTGGTTATCACCAAGGTGGAAAATGGTCGCTACTTTAAGCCTTCTGGCGAAGAGGTTAGTGGCACCGATATGGAGCGACACTGCTCCAATATCCTTGCTGGACTGTTCTCTCTTGGCGGTAAAAATGATGTAGCGGTGATTGAAGCGCTGATTAAGTTTGATCCAGTATTTGAGGGGTACTCTTTTGAAGGGGTTCCTGATATTCGCTTAATCATCTTCAAAGGCTTCCCAGTGATGGGGATGTTGCGCTTATCAACTGCGGCATCCGATGGCAAAGCCAACCTGCACCAAGGTGCCGTTGGCGTTGGCGTCGATATCGCTACCGGGCAAGCAATCCGCGCAGTCCAACACGATTTACCAGTGAACCTGCACCCTGATACGCAAAAGGATCTATTGCAGATGAAGGTACCCCACTGGGAGCGCTTGCTGTATTTGGCTTCCGGTTGTTATGAAATGTCCGGCCTTGGTTACCTCGGCACCGACATGGTACTCGACAGTGAACGTGGGCCACTGCTGCTGGAGCTTAATGCTCGCCCAGGCTTGGCGATCCAGATTGCCAATGACCAAGGCTTGCTGCCACGATTGCAAAAGGTCGAGTCCCTTGGCGACCAAACCTTTGCCGTCGAAGAGCGGATCCGCATGGCTAAAGAGTGGTTTGGCAATCAGTAA
- a CDS encoding UUP1 family membrane protein has product MSRKPFYLLILTLLIVGLGYSGIRHSVDGIPLLPATATTVWTIEARVSFEGQGPVEASLALPGDPNFTLMSESPASNGYGLTVVEKGSQRRAFWTRRDAAGTQELFYTTSLKVNDSPVELAGREQQPVPEVVWDASVEAAARALISDAHAKSADNLSFTRQLVQLFKQSNKQQNVALLSSRYDNAELFVRLLHSAGIPAAKVMGLSLEDGRRRQSLEPWVEVNTNDHWVLFNPRTGVEGRPENLLLWQRYGESVLDVTGGNNSKLSFSMIEETRPALATALDLMSDNGLSIYNLPLEEQSLLRGLFLIPIGVLVVVFLRVIIGLKTSGTFMPVLIALAFIQTKLLTGLVGFLLIVACGLVIRSYLSNLNLLLISRISAVVIVVLGIIAGFTLIAFNLGLTEGLTITFFPMIILAWTIERMSILWEEEGAHEVFIQGGGSLLVAVITYLAMDNDLVRHWAYNFLGIHLVILALILWMGQYTGYRLLELRRFAPLAKDD; this is encoded by the coding sequence GTGTCTCGCAAACCATTTTATTTGTTGATCCTAACTCTGTTAATCGTTGGTCTTGGTTACTCAGGTATTCGTCACTCCGTTGATGGCATTCCGTTGCTGCCTGCAACCGCAACCACAGTATGGACAATCGAAGCTCGAGTCTCATTTGAAGGTCAAGGCCCGGTAGAGGCGTCATTAGCGCTGCCTGGTGACCCCAACTTCACCCTTATGTCTGAGTCGCCGGCTTCTAACGGTTATGGCCTTACGGTTGTAGAAAAAGGCAGCCAACGTCGTGCATTTTGGACCCGCCGGGATGCCGCTGGCACCCAAGAGCTGTTTTATACCACCAGTCTTAAGGTGAACGACTCGCCGGTTGAATTAGCAGGACGCGAACAACAACCAGTGCCTGAGGTTGTGTGGGACGCCAGTGTAGAGGCAGCAGCTCGGGCACTGATTAGCGATGCACACGCCAAAAGTGCTGATAACCTGTCGTTCACCCGCCAGCTTGTGCAACTTTTTAAACAGAGCAACAAGCAGCAAAACGTTGCACTGTTAAGCAGCCGTTATGACAACGCCGAGTTGTTTGTGCGCCTACTTCACTCCGCTGGTATTCCGGCAGCGAAGGTAATGGGCTTAAGCCTAGAAGATGGCCGTCGCCGTCAATCTCTAGAACCTTGGGTTGAGGTAAATACCAACGACCACTGGGTGCTATTTAATCCTCGCACCGGTGTAGAAGGTCGTCCTGAGAACCTGTTGTTATGGCAGCGCTACGGCGAATCGGTACTTGACGTAACTGGCGGCAACAACTCTAAACTCAGCTTTTCGATGATTGAAGAGACCCGCCCAGCACTTGCAACAGCACTTGATTTAATGAGTGACAACGGCCTCTCTATCTACAACTTACCATTGGAAGAGCAATCGCTGTTGCGCGGCCTGTTCTTGATCCCTATTGGCGTATTAGTGGTCGTATTTTTGCGAGTTATTATTGGCCTGAAAACCTCCGGTACCTTTATGCCGGTGTTGATCGCCCTCGCCTTTATCCAAACCAAGCTGTTAACTGGTCTCGTTGGCTTTCTGTTAATCGTTGCCTGTGGCTTGGTGATCCGCTCCTATCTATCCAACCTCAATCTGCTACTGATATCGCGAATATCGGCAGTGGTGATTGTGGTCTTGGGGATCATTGCTGGCTTTACCCTTATCGCCTTTAATCTCGGCTTAACCGAAGGTTTAACCATCACCTTCTTCCCAATGATTATTCTCGCCTGGACCATTGAGCGCATGTCTATTCTGTGGGAAGAGGAAGGCGCCCACGAGGTGTTTATTCAAGGTGGTGGCTCATTGTTGGTTGCAGTAATCACCTACCTAGCAATGGACAACGACTTGGTACGCCATTGGGCTTACAACTTCCTCGGTATTCATTTGGTTATCTTGGCTCTGATTTTGTGGATGGGACAGTACACTGGCTACCGCTTGTTAGAGCTGCGTCGATTCGCGCCGCTGGCTAAGGACGATTGA
- a CDS encoding FMN-dependent NADH-azoreductase — protein sequence MKTLLVINSSPNQQSSVSRELANGYSRDWARNFPSGEVVERDLADTNLVTLDSATIAAFYTPAEHRDEQATRLLALSNELVAELQRADEIVIAAPMHNFSVPGSLKLWIDLICRVGVTFRYSDSGPVGLLAGKTATVITSRGGRYGVGTGAQGMNHQDPMLTTVLNFVGITDIRHVAAEGMASGDGGKVKAQQQLSELFG from the coding sequence ATGAAAACCCTATTAGTTATCAATTCAAGCCCTAACCAACAGAGCAGTGTTAGCAGAGAGCTTGCCAATGGCTATAGCCGCGATTGGGCGCGTAACTTCCCAAGTGGTGAGGTGGTTGAGCGTGACCTTGCAGATACCAATCTTGTGACGTTAGATAGCGCTACCATAGCTGCGTTTTATACCCCAGCAGAGCATCGTGATGAGCAGGCAACTCGGCTATTGGCGCTGTCTAATGAGCTGGTTGCCGAATTACAGCGGGCTGATGAAATCGTAATTGCCGCACCGATGCATAACTTTTCAGTGCCTGGTTCGCTCAAGCTGTGGATCGATCTTATCTGTCGCGTAGGGGTGACCTTCCGTTACAGCGATTCTGGTCCAGTAGGTTTATTGGCTGGAAAGACTGCAACGGTGATCACTTCACGAGGCGGACGTTATGGTGTTGGTACTGGCGCACAGGGCATGAATCATCAAGATCCTATGCTGACTACAGTGCTTAATTTTGTTGGTATTACCGATATTCGTCATGTAGCGGCAGAGGGAATGGCCAGCGGTGATGGTGGCAAGGTAAAGGCACAACAGCAGTTATCTGAGTTGTTTGGTTAG